The Solibacillus sp. FSL R7-0668 genome includes the window AGGTTTTTTAATTAAACGTGGAGGGAGAAAATGAGAAAGTATTTAGTTATTTTAACTGTAATTTTGTTACTTTTATTAGTTGGTTGTTCACAACAACAAGAAACATTAACAAAGGCAGAAGATAACAATAGCAATCATATAGGGAAAAATACTTCAGATTTAGATATACCTTCTAAAGAAAGTATTATAAAGGAGGGGTATCCAACAAATGGAAATGGTCAAACCTATGGACTAATATGGGAGACTTAATTCTTAGTGAACTTGGAGAACCTGATTTAATGTTGGCAGAAGGCGAAAACGGAACAAATGGGTATGTGAAAAAAGAGGATTTGCATGGTCCACATCCTAAAACTCCTGAAGAAGCTGTTAAACTTAATACTACTAAACCAAGAGCAATTCCTTTGTATGATGATGATGGAGAGACTGTTATCGGTAAGTTTATTGTAAGTGGATAGAAGCTGTTCTATTATTGATTAACTTATGGTAAAGATAAAGTTACGAGTGCTTAGTGTAACAAACCTTACAATATTCCCAAACACCGCTTTGGTAGCTTTATAAAGGGTTATCAACGTTAGATAGAGAATGAACATATAGGGATTATTTGTATGTTACATAAAATTTTGAGGTGATTAGATGAAATATAGTGCGACTTCACAACGCATATTGATTTTATTTATGGCTTTTTTAGGTCTACTTTTAAGTTTTTTAAGTTGGGATATTTCAAATGTTAAATGGGTATCCTTAACGACATTTACATTCTTGTTTTTAATGGCATTTTTAAAATATACATTGCTAATAAAGAAAAATAAGATTTCTTATGCTGTTCAACTTTTTGGTCTAACTATTTATCGTAAAGAAATCGTGCCTACTAATATCAAAAACATTATTTTTAAACGAATAGGCTGGAAATCAAAATTAGCTGCCATTAAAGTAGACAAAGGTATTTCTATTCGAGTAGCTTTATTTAAACCTGAAAGTGTATATGATGATTTAATTGTATTTTGCGAAGAAAATGCTGTGGCTTATCATAAAACCAAAGATTATACGATAATTGAGAAAATGGGATAATACAAAACTCATCATAACTTTCGCAAAAATTTCTGTTACATATCTATACATTACAAAACAAAATAACGTTCCCAAATGTAAGTTTGGGGACACAGAAAAAGGCGACAAACGCTGTCAAATCAGTGTTTGTGGCTTTTCTTATGGAACATTCGTTATACAGCTTTTTTATGCAGTTTTCTACAAACCTATGAATACCAGCAATTTGAGCGTGATTTTTGGCAGGTTGCAGCTGGAGCCTTATGCATAAAATCATGCATATTTTTAGCCTAATTTTATGACAGCTTTCACGAACATTTTAACTATAATGGTCTTTTGCGGAATAAATATAAATCATGTCATTGGCTATGCGATAAATTAAACGATGTTCATCTGTTATACGACGGGACCATTTCCCTGACAATTCATATTTTAAAGGCTCAGGCTTCCCAATCCCTTCAAATGGATTGCGGTCAATGTCTTTAATTAATCGATTTATTTTTTTAATGGTGCTTTTATCTTCTTGATCATGCCAGTACATATAATCCGTCCAAGCATCATCTGACCAAACTTTAATCATCTTCAACCTCAATTAATTCATGAATTTTCACTTTACCTGTTTTGAATTGTTCATTGCCTCGACGAATTTTATCCATCACATACGCATTTGACAAGGTACGCAGCGTTTCTTGCATTGAATCATACTCACGCTTAGACATGACAACAACGGTATCTTCTACGTCTTTACTTGTCACAATAAATGTATCTGAATCTTCATTGATTTGTTTCATATAGCCACGTAAATTTTGACGGAAATTTGAGTACGTTACTGCTTCCATTTCAACACCTCCATTGTACAATATGTTGTACAACTAATTATAGTGCATACCATTCGATTTTGCAAAAGCAAAAAGCCTATTTTTATATAATCTTTTCACATTTTATTTAGGGAGAGCACTGTCAAAACGCATATTTTATAATGTTCTTTTTTGGTTATCTCTTCGCGTAGAATATCCGCTTTTTGTCGGCTGAATCCTTATTAAAAGCATTAAAAAAACCTTGTAATGGGGTTACTACCAACTTTGCACAAAACATACGTTAAGCAAAATTCGATAAGGATAATTATATATTTCCATACGCTAAGGTATTAAAAGATGTTTGAAAACTTTGGTATTACACTAATTACTGAACAGTGATTACTGATTGAGTTAATGGACATTTCGGAAAAGTATAATCCTTGATGAATCCTTTATCTGTAACTGAACAAAATCCTTCGCGTATAAATTCCAAAAACATAATAGTCACCAAATCAGTTTATAAAACAAAAAAAACTGCTAAAACGCAGCTCTTTGTTTTTTACTGATTTGACCCAACTAATTTTGATTAATTTGCATTTCAATTTTTTTTATTAGATTTTCCAATTGTTTTCTATCTTCTTTTCCATCTTTTGAGAAACAAGGTTCTTCACTGAAATGAAATGATGCAAAATCGTGTCCCATGAAACTACCATTACCAAAATTAAATAACTCATCTATTTTAGAACCATCTTGTTTATAATAACGAACTGAACGAAATCCAACAGAAAATAAACGCACAGGCAGTTTCTTTATTCGAAAAGTAGAAATTTACTTCTTTAGTAATCTCTTCAGTAGGTCTAACGCTGCAACCTAAAAGAAACGTTATAGGAAGTAATTTTAATAGCTTTTTCATGTTTAGTCCTCCTGGTATCCATGAATGCGCAATAACATGTGAAGCTCCTCTAAAATGGCCGCATCATCTTCCATGACGAATATTTTATACATAGTTGACTCCTTTAAAAGTTTGGTACTATTATACATGAGATGTGAAGTTGAGGGGGAATTAATAAAGTATTGCGCTGGCATTTGCCTGAAAAACGTTGTAGGAAAATGAGGTGATTACATGTTGTTATTATGGAATCTCGCTTTTTGTGTTTCAATTTTCACATTAATAATGGGTCTTGTAAAACAATCTTGGAGGCTACTATTAATTAGTTCGATCCCAACTTTACCAATCGCACTATATTTTTTAATGGGTGCGGAAAATGCATTTAAATATGTTGGTTTTAGCCCACTGTTATTATTAATTTTAACAGCTGCCATGTGGGTTATGAATAAGCGGAAAATGAAGTTTAATTAAATTCAGAAAAGTCACGAAACATTGTAATATCAGCGTTTCGTGACTTTATTATGTATAGGAGCAATCCGAAGCATGGGATAGGTAAAATTGCATTTATCGGCTCCATGTTTGTTTTAACTTTTTCCCGAGTAAAAACAAAGCGAGTAAATAAAGGGCGATAATCAATACCGTATCCCATTTACCGGCTGCTATTTGATGACCGACAAGTGAAAAGGCTAAAATGGTTGGTAGCTTTCCGAGCAAGGTTGCGCCAATAAAGGCAATGAAACCAACATTCGAAATACCTGCAATTAAATTAATTCCCGCTGAAGGCAAAATCGGAATAATTCGGCCAAGTAACACCGCTAAAAAGCCATTTGTCTCAATTAACTTCATGTATTTGGTTAAATATTGTTGCTTTGTTACATACTTCAATGCCATGCGCCTTAGCCATCGTTTACTTAGTAAAAATAGCAAGAGCGATCCAATTGTTGTCCCAACCATATTAATAAGCAAACCTGGTAGAAAATCATGTTGACTAGCAACAAATGCAGCCAATACAGGAATCGGTGCAAATGGAATCATCGAAACCAACACCATAATTAAAAATTGATAGAGCCATGCAAAGGGGCTACCATTTTGTACAAAGTCTAGAAATAGATTTTCCATTATGTTTTTCCTTTTTATTATTTTGAAAAAGTGCTGTAGCTTCGATTTTGGTTTGATTGTATCCTATATTTATGTTTCAAACAACAATGTGTCTATTTGAGTTGGCGTTATGAAATAAATTTATTGAACAATAACGTCAAGGGATAATACCTAGAAACCATCAATTGTAATTTTTAGTTTAATGAATAAAACACAAGAAGCCGTCCATACTAGTAAAGATTTCACTTCGAATCTTAATGACTAGGAGGGTTAACCCGATGAGCGCGATTGATCGTTAACTCAAAAGGACCATCAAAGCTGAATGCGATTCATGCAAAGTTTTCTTATGAAAATTCATGCAGAAACGAGGCAGTGTGTCATGGAGAATTACAAGTAAGTGCGAATCAAGCCCGGAATTAAGTTTCCGGGTTTTTTGATGTTGTTTAAAGTAAAAAGGAGACGCTGATAGAGCATCTCCTTATCTCATGAAACAGTTAATGGAAGAAACTTTTTTTACTTCATTTATTTCTACTTCAACTAAGCCATATTTGATTGGTGCAACTCAAAAGAAGCACGAATAGGAATAATGCGACACAAACGCCATCTATTTTACTTACTGTTATCACTTGAAAATAGCTACTTCTTCGCTCTCCAGTAAAACCTCTTGCTTCCATTGCGAATGCAGCGCGCTCTGCTTTACGAACAGCACCTGCTAACATTGGGATTAAAACTTTGTGAACACCAAGAAGTCGTTTCAATCTATTTTTTTCTGGAGTCGCTCCTCTTAATCGATGTGCTTGCTGAATTTGAATAAATTCATCCTTTAACACAGGTAAAAACTGATAGCCAACCAGAACCCCATAGGCAATTTTAGGGGACAATTTTAATTGTTGCATTAAGCTCATAATAAAAGTTGTTGGATTTGTCGTAAAAGCGAACAAAAGAGAAAGACTTGAAAATGCTAATACCCGAAAGCTTAATGAAAGAGCATGATACAACTGTGATTCTGAAACGTTAAGCATCCAAAAAGACCAAACAACAGGTCCAGGTTGATCTTCCGCGAAAACTAGCGTTGTCCAAAAATATCCGAAAGCCGTTATGAAAAATGGAATCATAAACAATAACCATTTTTTCCAATCAATCTGACTAAGCAATAATTGCAATGCTAGTATGCTTAACCAGAATATGAGCGGAGTCCAAGGATCAAAAAAGAAAGCCATTGTGAACATACAACCTGTAAAAAGTAAAAACTTAAGTGAAGGATTCATACTATTTAATGCATGCTTCACGTGCCTTCAATCCCTTCGGTGGTAGTAAGTGATGAGCTAAAAGTAGGTTTTCATTTCCCCAAACATCCCTAGCCGGAAACTTCCCAGTTAGACGCCCATTTTTGAGTAATAATATTGAATCTGCCATGCAATAAGCAAAATCCATATCATGTGTGACGATTAAAAACGTTGTACCAGAGCGGGACCTTTCATCGATTAATTGAAATAATTCACACAGTGAAGCTGCATCTTGACCAGAAGTAGGCTCGTCCATCACAATTACATCGCGTCCATCGGAGAGCATTGCTGCAATTGCTACTCTT containing:
- a CDS encoding Txe/YoeB family addiction module toxin, translating into MIKVWSDDAWTDYMYWHDQEDKSTIKKINRLIKDIDRNPFEGIGKPEPLKYELSGKWSRRITDEHRLIYRIANDMIYIYSAKDHYS
- a CDS encoding type II toxin-antitoxin system Phd/YefM family antitoxin; translation: MEAVTYSNFRQNLRGYMKQINEDSDTFIVTSKDVEDTVVVMSKREYDSMQETLRTLSNAYVMDKIRRGNEQFKTGKVKIHELIEVEDD
- a CDS encoding TVP38/TMEM64 family protein, yielding MENLFLDFVQNGSPFAWLYQFLIMVLVSMIPFAPIPVLAAFVASQHDFLPGLLINMVGTTIGSLLLFLLSKRWLRRMALKYVTKQQYLTKYMKLIETNGFLAVLLGRIIPILPSAGINLIAGISNVGFIAFIGATLLGKLPTILAFSLVGHQIAAGKWDTVLIIALYLLALFLLGKKLKQTWSR
- a CDS encoding energy-coupling factor transporter transmembrane component T; its protein translation is MKHALNSMNPSLKFLLFTGCMFTMAFFFDPWTPLIFWLSILALQLLLSQIDWKKWLLFMIPFFITAFGYFWTTLVFAEDQPGPVVWSFWMLNVSESQLYHALSLSFRVLAFSSLSLLFAFTTNPTTFIMSLMQQLKLSPKIAYGVLVGYQFLPVLKDEFIQIQQAHRLRGATPEKNRLKRLLGVHKVLIPMLAGAVRKAERAAFAMEARGFTGERRSSYFQVITVSKIDGVCVALFLFVLLLSCTNQIWLS